Proteins encoded in a region of the Neodiprion lecontei isolate iyNeoLeco1 chromosome 5, iyNeoLeco1.1, whole genome shotgun sequence genome:
- the LOC107217649 gene encoding ral guanine nucleotide dissociation stimulator-like 1 isoform X2 — protein MSGENADDSLPTWRLWGEERGDGVIYTVYLKKVRYHRPTRSLSASDSDDEISHLEWETVRVRFLKAGTVQRLVESLANDDGELESTYINVFLATYRAFTTPREVLELLLARYDALEENSGAAPAGEQHRKTLVQALHVWLDAYPGDWKSPPTHPLLVRLLDFTHRRLPSSELELKARHRLHCFQRADQIIDSCLMYENSRLPVHTSGDNIGDLWPTYSFPEVPHRHFAEQLTRMDAELFKKLVAHQCLGAVWSRRDRSRSHEAATVLATVNQFNAVSLRVITTILIDLSLKPQERARVIETWIDIAQELRVLKNFSSLKAIVSGLQSNSVYRLEKCWQAMPREKHELFRELERIFSEENNAWTQRELLIKEGTAKFADTAGRSDRHLQKLFQKQNTNAGNISYGTIPYLGTFLTDLTMIDTAIPDTIADGLINFDKRRKEFEVLARIRLLQGAANAYNISADPIFERWFHSVLVLDDREAYRMSCQIEPPPPGNTINSRGKKKQGNPGHRKNDSITSTSSSSSSQFYCDLESLPSSPHNSLDRQTSPSQMSSSSSSSSLPSLDVSLSSGGGASSGHQARLAPPYLTPGSNGAPSAGVTGNSSSPMSPTHSHKSSPDFYIIKVTMESESVETEGVVLYKSIMLSNNERTPQVIRNAMLKLNVEGSPEHYTLAQVLPDREMVLPNSANVYYAVNTAHNLNFILRPRRDVNTDGNVTDSPRNKNGNQNHKR, from the exons ATGAGTGGTGAAAATGCTGACGACTCCTTG CCCACGTGGCGATTATGGGGCGAGGAACGAGGTGACGGAGTAATTTACACGGTATACTTAAAGAAAGTCAGATACCACAGACCAACGAGAAGCCTCTCAGCATCG GATTCGGACGACGAAATATCGCATCTAGAATGGGAAACGGTGCGTGTGAGGTTTTTGAAGGCCGGCACGGTTCAGCGGCTGGTCGAGAGTCTGGCGAACGACGACGGGGAGCTGGAGTCGACATATATAAACGTCTTCCTGGCAACTTATCGAGCGTTCACAACGCCGCGGGAAGTTCTGGAGCTTTTGCTCGCGAGGTACGACGCTCTGGAGGAAAATTCCGGGGCTGCTCCCGCTGGCGAACAGCATCGAAAGACCCTGGTTCAGGCCCTCCACGTATGGCTGGACGCCTACCCCGGTGACTGGAAGTCGCCGCCGACTCATCCCCTCCTTGTCAGACTCCTCGACTTCACCCATCGGCGACTTCCGTCCTCGGAACTCGAACTGAAAGCCAGGCATCGACTCCACTGCTTTCAAAGAGCAGATCAGATCATAG ACTCCTGTCTGATGTACGAAAACAGTCGTCTGCCAGTTCACACATCAGGAGACAATATCGGAGATCTGTGGCCGACCTACTCGTTCCCAGAGGTGCCCCACCGCCATTTTGCCGAGCAGCTGACGCGGATGGACGCTGAGTTGTTCAAGAAGCTCGTAGCTCACCAATGCCTTGGTGCTGTCTGGTCGCGACGCGACCGTTCGCGGAGTCACGAGGCCGCAACGGTCTTGGCGACCGTCAATCAGTTCAACGCCGTGTCACTCAGAGTGATAACGACGATCCTGATCGACTTGAGCCTAAAGCCTCAGGAGCGTGCGAGAGTGATCGAGACCTGGATCGACATCGCACAGGAGCTGAGGGTGCTCAAGAACTTTAGTAGCCTCAAGGCCATCGTCTCAGGTCTGCAAAGCAACTCCGTTTACAGGCTGGAGAAGTGCTGGCAAGCCATGCCCAGGGAAAAACACGAGCTTTTTCGCGAGCTCGAGAGGATATTCTCAGAGGAGAATAACGCCTGGACTCAGAGAGAGCTCCTCATCAAGGAGGGCACTGCCAAGTTCGCTGACACTGCTGGGCGCAGCGATCGTCATTTGCAGAAACTATTCCAAAAACAGAACACTAATGCTGGG AATATCAGCTATGGCACCATTCCTTATCTGGGCACCTTTCTTACCGATCTCACCATGATCGACACGGCGATACCAGACACGATAGCCGATGGTCTTATTAATTTTGACAAGCGGAGAAAGGAGTTCGAGGTCCTGGCCAGGATCAGGCTCCTTCAGGGTGCCGCCAACGCCTACAATATCAGCGCAGACCCGATATTCGAGCGATGGTTTCATTCAGTACTTGTTCTCGATGACAGGGAAGCCTACAGAATGAGCTGTCAGATCGAACCACCTCCTCCGGGAAACACAATCAACAGTCGTGGCAAAAAGAAACAg GGTAATCCAGGTCACCGTAAAAACGATTCGATTACGTCGACCTCAAGTTCAAGCAGTTCTCAGTTCTACTGCGACTTGGAATCGTTACCGAGCTCGCCGCACAATTCGTTGGACCGTCAAACCTCACCGTCGCAGATGTCTAGCTCGTCCTCCAGCTCATCGCTTCCATCTCTCGACGTCTCCCTGAGCTCGGGGGGCGGGGCGAGCTCGGGTCACCAGGCGCGTCTTGCGCCGCCATATTTGACCCCGGGATCGAACGGCGCGCCGTCGGCGGGGGTGACTGGAAACTCGTCGAGCCCTATGAGCCCGACTCACTCGCACAAGAGCTCGCCGGACTTCTACATAATCAAGGTTACGATGGAAAGTGAGAGCGTCGAGACGGAGGGCGTGGTTCTCTACAAGTCGATAATGCTGTCGAACAACGAGCGTACTCCTCAGGTGATCAGGAATGCGATGCTCAAGCTCAACGTCGAAGGCAGTCCCGAGCACTACACCCTGGCCCAGGTGCTGCCTGACAGGGAAATGGTCCTTCCCAACTCGGCGAACGTTTATTACGCCGTCAACACCGCCCATAACCTCAATTTCATACTCAGACCGCGTCGCGACGTGAACACCGACGGTAACGTTACTGACAGTCCGAGGAACAAGAACGGCAATCAAAATCACAAACGATAA
- the LOC107217649 gene encoding ral guanine nucleotide dissociation stimulator isoform X1, with protein sequence MLWPVLGEDGLRPTGGGLGPPPALPPAAPASQSLKGVSRLAPLLLCTPCKPSSQYKKNHNYHTNSFISGSNLNANTTATQWYVQQPTWRLWGEERGDGVIYTVYLKKVRYHRPTRSLSASDSDDEISHLEWETVRVRFLKAGTVQRLVESLANDDGELESTYINVFLATYRAFTTPREVLELLLARYDALEENSGAAPAGEQHRKTLVQALHVWLDAYPGDWKSPPTHPLLVRLLDFTHRRLPSSELELKARHRLHCFQRADQIIDSCLMYENSRLPVHTSGDNIGDLWPTYSFPEVPHRHFAEQLTRMDAELFKKLVAHQCLGAVWSRRDRSRSHEAATVLATVNQFNAVSLRVITTILIDLSLKPQERARVIETWIDIAQELRVLKNFSSLKAIVSGLQSNSVYRLEKCWQAMPREKHELFRELERIFSEENNAWTQRELLIKEGTAKFADTAGRSDRHLQKLFQKQNTNAGNISYGTIPYLGTFLTDLTMIDTAIPDTIADGLINFDKRRKEFEVLARIRLLQGAANAYNISADPIFERWFHSVLVLDDREAYRMSCQIEPPPPGNTINSRGKKKQGNPGHRKNDSITSTSSSSSSQFYCDLESLPSSPHNSLDRQTSPSQMSSSSSSSSLPSLDVSLSSGGGASSGHQARLAPPYLTPGSNGAPSAGVTGNSSSPMSPTHSHKSSPDFYIIKVTMESESVETEGVVLYKSIMLSNNERTPQVIRNAMLKLNVEGSPEHYTLAQVLPDREMVLPNSANVYYAVNTAHNLNFILRPRRDVNTDGNVTDSPRNKNGNQNHKR encoded by the exons ATGCTGTGGCCGGTTCTCGGTGAGGATGGGCTGAGGCCTACAGGAGGAGGTTTGGGACCACCGCCAGCGCTTCCGCCGGCTGCCCCTGCGTCCCAATCCTTGAAAGGAGTCTCGAGATTAGCCCCGCTGCTTTTGTGCACACCGTGCAAGCCCTCCTCGCAATACAAGAAAAACCATAATTACCACACGAATAGTTTCATCTCCGGCTCGAATCTCAACGCCAACACCACAGCCACGCAGTGGTACGTGCAGCAG CCCACGTGGCGATTATGGGGCGAGGAACGAGGTGACGGAGTAATTTACACGGTATACTTAAAGAAAGTCAGATACCACAGACCAACGAGAAGCCTCTCAGCATCG GATTCGGACGACGAAATATCGCATCTAGAATGGGAAACGGTGCGTGTGAGGTTTTTGAAGGCCGGCACGGTTCAGCGGCTGGTCGAGAGTCTGGCGAACGACGACGGGGAGCTGGAGTCGACATATATAAACGTCTTCCTGGCAACTTATCGAGCGTTCACAACGCCGCGGGAAGTTCTGGAGCTTTTGCTCGCGAGGTACGACGCTCTGGAGGAAAATTCCGGGGCTGCTCCCGCTGGCGAACAGCATCGAAAGACCCTGGTTCAGGCCCTCCACGTATGGCTGGACGCCTACCCCGGTGACTGGAAGTCGCCGCCGACTCATCCCCTCCTTGTCAGACTCCTCGACTTCACCCATCGGCGACTTCCGTCCTCGGAACTCGAACTGAAAGCCAGGCATCGACTCCACTGCTTTCAAAGAGCAGATCAGATCATAG ACTCCTGTCTGATGTACGAAAACAGTCGTCTGCCAGTTCACACATCAGGAGACAATATCGGAGATCTGTGGCCGACCTACTCGTTCCCAGAGGTGCCCCACCGCCATTTTGCCGAGCAGCTGACGCGGATGGACGCTGAGTTGTTCAAGAAGCTCGTAGCTCACCAATGCCTTGGTGCTGTCTGGTCGCGACGCGACCGTTCGCGGAGTCACGAGGCCGCAACGGTCTTGGCGACCGTCAATCAGTTCAACGCCGTGTCACTCAGAGTGATAACGACGATCCTGATCGACTTGAGCCTAAAGCCTCAGGAGCGTGCGAGAGTGATCGAGACCTGGATCGACATCGCACAGGAGCTGAGGGTGCTCAAGAACTTTAGTAGCCTCAAGGCCATCGTCTCAGGTCTGCAAAGCAACTCCGTTTACAGGCTGGAGAAGTGCTGGCAAGCCATGCCCAGGGAAAAACACGAGCTTTTTCGCGAGCTCGAGAGGATATTCTCAGAGGAGAATAACGCCTGGACTCAGAGAGAGCTCCTCATCAAGGAGGGCACTGCCAAGTTCGCTGACACTGCTGGGCGCAGCGATCGTCATTTGCAGAAACTATTCCAAAAACAGAACACTAATGCTGGG AATATCAGCTATGGCACCATTCCTTATCTGGGCACCTTTCTTACCGATCTCACCATGATCGACACGGCGATACCAGACACGATAGCCGATGGTCTTATTAATTTTGACAAGCGGAGAAAGGAGTTCGAGGTCCTGGCCAGGATCAGGCTCCTTCAGGGTGCCGCCAACGCCTACAATATCAGCGCAGACCCGATATTCGAGCGATGGTTTCATTCAGTACTTGTTCTCGATGACAGGGAAGCCTACAGAATGAGCTGTCAGATCGAACCACCTCCTCCGGGAAACACAATCAACAGTCGTGGCAAAAAGAAACAg GGTAATCCAGGTCACCGTAAAAACGATTCGATTACGTCGACCTCAAGTTCAAGCAGTTCTCAGTTCTACTGCGACTTGGAATCGTTACCGAGCTCGCCGCACAATTCGTTGGACCGTCAAACCTCACCGTCGCAGATGTCTAGCTCGTCCTCCAGCTCATCGCTTCCATCTCTCGACGTCTCCCTGAGCTCGGGGGGCGGGGCGAGCTCGGGTCACCAGGCGCGTCTTGCGCCGCCATATTTGACCCCGGGATCGAACGGCGCGCCGTCGGCGGGGGTGACTGGAAACTCGTCGAGCCCTATGAGCCCGACTCACTCGCACAAGAGCTCGCCGGACTTCTACATAATCAAGGTTACGATGGAAAGTGAGAGCGTCGAGACGGAGGGCGTGGTTCTCTACAAGTCGATAATGCTGTCGAACAACGAGCGTACTCCTCAGGTGATCAGGAATGCGATGCTCAAGCTCAACGTCGAAGGCAGTCCCGAGCACTACACCCTGGCCCAGGTGCTGCCTGACAGGGAAATGGTCCTTCCCAACTCGGCGAACGTTTATTACGCCGTCAACACCGCCCATAACCTCAATTTCATACTCAGACCGCGTCGCGACGTGAACACCGACGGTAACGTTACTGACAGTCCGAGGAACAAGAACGGCAATCAAAATCACAAACGATAA